A genomic segment from Euleptes europaea isolate rEulEur1 chromosome 15, rEulEur1.hap1, whole genome shotgun sequence encodes:
- the FZD5 gene encoding frizzled-5 encodes MAGLGPSLGDTTLLGLWLLLLEAPALVPAASKAIVCQEITVPMCKGIGYNLTYMPNQFNHHTQEEAGLEVHQFWPLVVIQCSPDLKFFLCSMYTPICLLDYAKPLPPCRSVCERAKAGCSPLMRQYGFAWPERMNCDKLPVLGDAEMLCMDYNRTEATTSAPSFAKPTRPSKSGHKSLTPLTGRHPPGDCRRACECREPLVSISKETHPLYNKIETGNVRNCAVPCYQPYFTQDEKTFATFWIGLWSVLCFISTFTTVATFLIDMERFKYPERPIIFLSACYLFVSIGYIIRLVVGHASVACNQDYNHIHYETTGPALCTVVFLLIYFFGMASSIWWVILSLTWFLAAGMKWGNEAIASYSQYFHMAAWLIPSIKSIAVLALSSVDGDPVAGICYVGNQNLDKLRGFVLAPLVVYLFTGTMFLLAGFVSLFRIRSVIKQGGTKTDKLEKLMIRIGIFTVLYTVPATIVVACYIYEQHYREKWELAQNCSCPGDKQKPKPDYAIFMLKYFMCLVVGITSGVWIWSGKTLESWRRFTGRCCQSGKPTGTPMYSEANAALTARTGVPSSASYHKQAPFSHV; translated from the coding sequence ATGGCCGGCTTGGGCCCCAGCCTGGGAGACACCACCCTGCTCGGcctctggctgctgctgctggaagccCCGGCCCTGGTGCCCGCCGCCTCCAAAGCCATCGTCTGCCAGGAGATCACGGTGCCCATGTGCAAGGGCATCGGCTACAACCTGACCTACATGCCCAACCAGTTCAACCACCACACCCAGGAAGAGGCGGGCCTGGAGGTCCACCAGTTCTGGCCCCTGGTGGTGATCCAGTGCTCGCCGGACCTCAAGTTCTTCCTCTGCAGCATGTACACCCCCATCTGCCTGCTGGACTACGCCAAGCCCCTGCCGCCCTGCCGGTCGGTGTGCGAGAGGGCCAAGGCCGGCTGCTCGCCCCTGATGCGCCAGTACGGGTTCGCCTGGCCAGAGCGCATGAACTGCGACAAGCTGCCTGTCCTGGGGGACGCCGAGATGCTGTGCATGGATTATAACCGGACCGAGGCCACCACCTCGGCCCCGTCCTTCGCCAAGCCCACCCGCCCCTCCAAAAGCGGGCATAAAAGCCTCACCCCCTTGACGGGCCGGCACCCTCCGGGGGACTGCAGGAGGGCCTGCGAGTGCCGAGAGCCCCTGGTCTCGATCTCCAAAGAAACCCACCCGCTCTACAACAAGATCGAGACGGGCAACGTCCGCAACTGCGCCGTCCCCTGCTACCAGCCCTACTTCACCCAAGACGAGAAGACCTTCGCCACCTTCTGGATCGGCCTGTGGTCCGTCCTGTGCTTCATCTCCACCTTCACCACCGTGGCCACTTTCCTGATCGACATGGAGAGGTTCAAGTACCCGGAGCGCCCCATCATCTTCCTGTCCGCCTGCTACCTCTTTGTGTCCATTGGCTACATCATCCGGCTGGTGGTGGGCCACGCCAGCGTGGCCTGCAACCAAGATTACAACCACATCCACTACGAGACCACGGGGCCGGCCCTCTGCACCGTGGTCTTCCTCTTGATCTACTTCTTTGGCATGGCCAGCTCCATCTGGTGGGTCATCTTATCCCTCACCTGGTTCCTGGCGGCCGGGATGAAATGGGGGAACGAGGCCATCGCCAGCTACTCCCAGTATTTCCACATGGCCGCTTGGCTGATCCCCAGCATCAAGTCCATTGCCGTGCTGGCCCTGAGCTCGGTGGATGGCGATCCGGTGGCGGGCATCTGCTACGTGGGCAACCAGAACCTCGACAAGCTCCGGGGTTTCGTCCTGGCGCCTTTGGTGGTGTACCTTTTCACCGGGACCATGTTTCTGCTGGCTGGGTTCGTGTCCCTCTTCAGGATCCGGAGCGTTATCAAACAAGGAGGCACCAAAACGGACAAGCTGGAGAAGCTGATGATCCGGATAGGGATCTTCACGGTCCTGTACACCGTCCCGGCGACCATCGTGGTGGCCTGCTACATCTACGAGCAGCACTACCGGGAGAAGTGGGAACTCGCTCAGAACTGCTCCTGCCCTGGGGACAAACAGAAACCGAAGCCCGATTACGCCATCTTCATGTTGAAGTACTTCATGTGCCTGGTGGTGGGGATCACCTCGGGGGTCTGGATTTGGTCGGGCAAGACCCTCGAGTCATGGCGGCGGTTCACAGGGAGGTGTTGCCAGAGTGGCAAGCCCACCGGCACACCCATGTACAGCGAAGCCAACGCGGCTCTGACGGCAAGGACCGGGGTGCCCAGTTCGGCTTCCTACCATAAACAAGCCCCGTTCTCCCATGTATGA